A genomic window from Qipengyuania oceanensis includes:
- a CDS encoding hydantoinase B/oxoprolinase family protein: MPAQIVETNDTPFQRLDIDPVTLDIIENALRNARIEMDATLVRTAMSPGIREQGDSFPLIADPAGKMIVGQFGSFIDGFLRGFDGTLEDGDMIFLSDPYSCEGAISHSNDWLVLLPVFKDGRLIAYTAMFGHQSDIGGSVPGSMPIRAKSIFEEGVRIPPVKIWKKGEYNEDLMKLVMHQTRKPDWCQADLDALIASCRVAANRVVEMAERFGDDVYYSATQELLARNYRAMKALIGQAVAEEPVSFEDYICDDGMGYGPYKIRCTMRREGDKVVLDFEGTDPQSVASINFYLNENMFKMFFGIYMIMVFDPQILFNDGFYDLIEVRIPEGSLLKPKFPAALSGRTHALGRIFDILGGLLGQKTPEFLNAAGFSSSPHLFYSGWDNRPGHEGNWFQLFQIGFGGIPGRPLGDGPDGHSLWPGFTNVPNEFLERYFPLRIERYETEPDSGGAGLHRGGNGIHMTYRFLADGAIAIHDDRWFVPPWGVNGGHPGERATKILERVDGTKEIVGNKVEEVEVKAGEQLHFITWGGGGWGDPLDRDPELVALEVRQGLVTVDGARDYGVVITDEHSVDSEATAKLREEMKAGRGELPLFDYGPSIDELRAACEAETGLPAPVQPVWHDQPDYAEAAE, encoded by the coding sequence ATGCCCGCTCAAATCGTCGAAACCAACGACACCCCCTTCCAGCGGCTCGATATCGATCCGGTCACGCTCGACATCATCGAGAATGCGCTGCGCAATGCACGCATCGAGATGGACGCGACGCTCGTACGCACCGCCATGTCGCCCGGCATCCGCGAACAGGGCGACAGCTTTCCGTTGATCGCGGACCCGGCCGGCAAGATGATCGTCGGGCAATTCGGCAGCTTCATCGATGGCTTCCTCAGGGGCTTCGACGGCACGCTGGAAGACGGCGACATGATCTTCCTGTCCGATCCCTATTCCTGCGAGGGCGCGATCAGCCATTCCAACGACTGGCTGGTGCTGCTGCCGGTATTCAAGGACGGGCGGCTGATCGCTTACACCGCGATGTTCGGCCACCAGTCCGATATCGGCGGCTCGGTCCCGGGATCGATGCCGATCCGCGCCAAGTCGATCTTCGAGGAAGGCGTGCGCATCCCGCCGGTGAAGATCTGGAAGAAGGGCGAGTACAACGAGGACCTGATGAAGCTCGTCATGCACCAGACGCGCAAGCCCGACTGGTGCCAAGCCGATCTCGACGCCCTGATCGCCAGCTGCCGGGTCGCCGCCAACCGGGTGGTCGAGATGGCCGAGCGATTCGGCGACGACGTCTACTATTCCGCGACGCAGGAGCTCCTGGCCCGCAATTACCGCGCCATGAAGGCACTGATCGGCCAGGCGGTTGCCGAGGAACCAGTCAGTTTCGAGGATTACATCTGCGACGACGGCATGGGCTACGGCCCGTACAAGATCAGGTGCACCATGCGGCGCGAAGGCGACAAGGTGGTGCTCGATTTCGAGGGCACCGATCCGCAAAGCGTCGCCTCGATCAATTTCTATCTCAATGAGAACATGTTCAAGATGTTCTTCGGCATCTACATGATCATGGTCTTCGACCCTCAGATCCTTTTCAACGACGGGTTCTACGACCTGATCGAGGTACGCATCCCGGAAGGATCGCTCCTCAAGCCCAAGTTCCCGGCAGCCCTGTCGGGTCGCACCCACGCCCTCGGGCGTATCTTCGACATCCTCGGCGGATTGCTGGGCCAGAAGACGCCCGAATTCCTCAATGCCGCGGGTTTCAGCTCCTCGCCGCACCTGTTCTATTCCGGGTGGGACAACCGTCCGGGGCACGAGGGTAACTGGTTCCAGCTGTTCCAGATCGGCTTCGGCGGGATACCCGGCAGGCCGCTGGGCGACGGACCGGACGGCCATTCGCTTTGGCCCGGCTTCACCAATGTCCCCAACGAGTTCCTTGAACGGTACTTCCCCTTGCGGATCGAGCGTTACGAGACCGAGCCGGACAGTGGCGGCGCGGGCCTGCATCGCGGCGGCAACGGCATCCACATGACCTACCGGTTCCTCGCCGATGGCGCGATCGCCATCCATGACGACCGCTGGTTCGTGCCGCCCTGGGGCGTCAACGGCGGCCATCCTGGCGAGCGCGCGACCAAGATCCTCGAGCGCGTCGACGGCACGAAGGAGATCGTCGGCAACAAGGTCGAAGAGGTCGAGGTCAAGGCAGGCGAGCAGCTCCATTTCATCACCTGGGGTGGCGGTGGCTGGGGCGACCCGCTCGACCGCGACCCCGAACTCGTCGCGCTGGAAGTGCGGCAGGGTCTGGTGACGGTCGACGGCGCGCGCGATTACGGCGTCGTCATCACCGATGAACACTCGGTCGACAGCGAGGCTACCGCCAAGCTGCGCGAGGAGATGAAGGCCGGTCGCGGCGAATTGCCCCTGTTCGATTACGGCCCGTCCATCGACGAGCTTCGCGCCGCCTGCGAGGCCGAGACCGGTCTGCCCGCGCCCGTACAGCCCGTCTGGCACGACCAGCCCGATTACGCGGAGGCAGCAGAGTGA